From a region of the Lactuca sativa cultivar Salinas chromosome 4, Lsat_Salinas_v11, whole genome shotgun sequence genome:
- the LOC111909889 gene encoding uncharacterized protein LOC111909889 — translation MRSFQQAWFTKFWWLEYFEKKDVAFCFPCFLFNKKPIGRVGSDTITVTGFNRWKKVNCGKDCAFIVHEGKTPASTHNFSVRCYEDLKNQLCHIENLIEKQMTQQVMDNRLCLKVSVEAIKWLTFQACALRGHDERPDSRNQTNFLELIKLLASYNKTIDDGVLENAPQNAKYTSPDIQKEILSVLATNVQKAIHDEIGMAKFCLIVDESQDESKKKQMAIVVRFVNREGHVKERILDLIQVKYTTLLTLKNAIMGSLSYHKPSVQDIRGQGYDGASNMRGEWNGLQALLLKECPYAYYIHCFAHQLQMSLVTATKDLTERSDILIPGINETYRYVIRTRHDKHDIIVEHHYRVELFIVAIGSQLQELNSRFNESVTELLRLSAALDPKNP, via the exons ATGCGCAGTTTTCAACAAGCTTGGTTTACAAAATTTTGGTGGTTGGAATATTTTGAGAAAAAAGATGTTGCATTTTGTTTCCCTTGCTTTCTTTTTAATAAGAAACCTATTGGACGAGTCGGGTCAGATACAATTACCGTGACAGGATTTAATAGGTGGAAAAAGGTGAATTGTGGCAAAGATTGTGCTTTCATCGTCCATGAAGGTAAGACTCCGGCCTCAACACATAATTTTTCTGTTAGATGCTATGAAGATTTAAAAAACCAATTGTGTCACATAGAAAATTTGATTGAGAAACAAATGACTCAACAAGTTATGGATAATAGATTATGCCTTAAAGTTTCTGTTGAGGCTATTAAATGGCTCACATTTCAAGCATGTGCTTTAAGAGGTCATGATGAGCGACCTGACTCAAGAAATCAAACGAATTTCCTTGAACTTATAAAGTTGCTTGCTTCTTATAACAAGACTATTGATGATGGTGTGTTAGAAAATGCTCCTCAAAATGCAAAGTACACATCACCCGATATCCAAAAAGAAATATTAAGTGTTTTAGCTACAAATGTACAAAAAGCCATTCATGATGAAATCGGGATGGCaaaattttgtttgattgttGACGAGTCTCAAGATGAATCTAAGAAGAAACAAATGGCTATTGTTGTGAGATTTGTTAACCGAGAAGGACATGTCAAAGAAAGAATTTTGGATTTGATCCAGGTCAAATATACAACTTTATTGACCTTGAAAAATGCGATAATGGGTTCATTGTCTTATCATAAACCTAGTGTCCAAGATATTCGGGGTCAAGGATATGATGGAGCTAGTAACATGCGTGGAGAATGGAATGGGTTGCAAGCTTTATTATTAAAGGAATGCCCTTATGCTTATTACATACATTGTTTTGCTCATCAATTGCAAATGTCTCTAGTTACAGCGACTAAAGATTTGACTGAG AGGAGTGACATTCTGATTCCTGGTATAAATGAAACTTATAGATATGTAATTCGAACACGGCATGATAAACATGATATCATTGTAGAGCATCACTACCGAGTTGAATTGTTTATTGTTGCTATTGGCAGTCAGTTACAAGAGTTAAACTCTAGATTTAATGAGTCTGTAACGGAGCTTCTTCGTCTTAGTGCTGCGCTAGATCCAAAAAATCCTTGA